The genomic stretch GTCACGATCCAGGCCACCTCGTCGGCTGACGAGTCGAGTCCGCCTTCACGCATCGGTGCGACCCGCCGCCCAGAGCCAGCGCAGCGCATCGGGCAGCAGCACCCCGCCGTGGTTCGGGGAGTGCGACCCGTCGCCGACGACGAGCCGGAAGTCGTAGCCCGCTCTCGCGAGTGCGGACGCGGTGTCGAGGCTCTCGGCGAACCAGTTCGCCGCTCGCTCGTTCCAGTGCAGATCCCGGTGCGCAGCATGCAGGAACACACGTGTGGGTCGGCGCGGTTCGGTCGCGAGGAGCGTCGGGTACGGGTTCCCGCCCGGCATCTGCGCGAAGCTCGGGTTGAACGCGATGACCCTCCCGAACCCGTCGGGCCGAGTCCATGCTGCTGTCAGGGCGGCGTTGCCACCACTGCTGCCGCCGCAGATGCCACGGTTCATCGGATCAGCCAAAACGCCGTAGCGGGACTCGACCTCTGGTAGGACCTCCTCCATCAGGAAGCTCGCGTAGGTGTCATCGAACGCGTCGTACTCGGCGTTCCGGTGCTTCGTCGGTACGCCGTCGACGTCCATCACGCCGGGGTCGACGAACACGCCGACCATCGGCGGAAGGACACCGTCGGCAGCGAGGTTGTCCAGCACGGTCCCAGCCCGCACCGCGCCGGCTGGATCGAGGTACCACCAGCCGTCGTTGAACACCATGACCGCGCACTCGGCATCAGCGAGATGTCCTGCGGGGCGATGAACCCAGACCTTTCGAGACGTCCCCGGGTACCGTTCGCTCGAGTCGAGGTGGAGTTCCTCGATCGTGCCGGAGGGTACGTCCGGCCGGACCGCTGAGTCGGGTCCGTACTCGTACGAGATGTCCTGCTGCTCGATCGGGAGAGCGGCGAACGGCACTGTCGGAGACACGAATCGACTCTAACGACGAACCTCACGAGCAGACAGCCGCCGTCATGCTCCGTCCCGGTAGCGTCCGGGCAATATCGGCTACCGGACGGTCATGGCTCCGCCAGCGAGCTCGCTCCGACCGCCGCTCCGCGGCGCGGTCGTCCTACGACGCAGTGATCCCGAGCTGTGCGAGAACGGGTTGATCGCCGATGGTCTGCAGGTTCCACTTCGGGCGCTTGAAGGCACCGCGGGAGAGTCGCACGCGCTGTTCGTCGACCGGCTGCCCGGCCCGAGGCGATACCTGCGTGACCCCGTTCGGCTCGTAGCCGAGCTTGTACGAAACGGTCAGCGACGGGGTGTTCCAGGCCGCAGCACTTGACTCTGCCCATTCGGCACCCAGAGTGTCGAAGGCGAACAGCAGCAGGGCCGCGCGCATCTCGGTGCCGACGCCCTTGCCT from Curtobacterium sp. MCLR17_032 encodes the following:
- a CDS encoding alpha/beta hydrolase-fold protein; the encoded protein is MSPTVPFAALPIEQQDISYEYGPDSAVRPDVPSGTIEELHLDSSERYPGTSRKVWVHRPAGHLADAECAVMVFNDGWWYLDPAGAVRAGTVLDNLAADGVLPPMVGVFVDPGVMDVDGVPTKHRNAEYDAFDDTYASFLMEEVLPEVESRYGVLADPMNRGICGGSSGGNAALTAAWTRPDGFGRVIAFNPSFAQMPGGNPYPTLLATEPRRPTRVFLHAAHRDLHWNERAANWFAESLDTASALARAGYDFRLVVGDGSHSPNHGGVLLPDALRWLWAAGRTDA